In Phycisphaeraceae bacterium, the genomic stretch AAAGTTGGCCTTAAAGCCGCCAACCTCGATCCATTCAAAAAACGGCACGATCTGATGATCGCTTTCACCCAAGCTGCCGCGTGTGAGAAACGCCAATAGAAAACCCGCTGCGATCGCCAGGATGGTGATCGGGGCCGCGAGTTTGCGCAGTGATTTGCTCGTGCAGCAAACGCCGCAGAGCACCGCGGAGATCGCAGGCAGCCAAGGAATGTATTTCGCGACGGAAAGATCCATTTAGTTTGCCCAGATTGCGGACGGACGACCTTACCCGGTCGGCGATCCTCTCAACGGCTCATCCCTTCATCTCAGACCACGCATCGGCGTCCAGCGTTCTTCGCCGCCGGAACAGCAGCACGACCAGACCCAGCGCCAGCGCAGCCTCGGCGGCGGCGATCGTCAGCACAAAAATAACGAACGTCTGCCCCGTGTCGTTGCCGTGATATTTGCTGAACGCAACCAGTGACACCGCGACGCCCTGAAACATCATTTCCGTACAGAGAAACATCACGATCAGGTTCCGCCGGGTGAGAAATCCCACCAGCCCCAGCACAAAGAGAACCGCCCCGGTGAGGAGAAAGTGAGCGAGAGTCAGGTTGTCGAGTACGCCTTGCATCTTGATCTCGTCGATTATCCGGCTCGTCCGCCGCTGGAGGTCTGGATCGAGTCCAAAGTCTCGTGATCCTGCGGCCCCGGCTCGCGGCCGGCAGCTTCATTGGGGCCTGCAACCGCGGGGGAGCGTCCAGCCGTCGCTGGGGTTTCGACACGCTTGCGTGCGATCACCACTGCGCCGACCAGCGACACCAGCAGGATCACGCCCGCCAGTTC encodes the following:
- the nuoK gene encoding NADH-quinone oxidoreductase subunit NuoK; the protein is MQGVLDNLTLAHFLLTGAVLFVLGLVGFLTRRNLIVMFLCTEMMFQGVAVSLVAFSKYHGNDTGQTFVIFVLTIAAAEAALALGLVVLLFRRRRTLDADAWSEMKG